gggcccCGTCGTCACTCTCAGACCCTGTGGCGTCTCCAGAGTCCGAGCCCGACTCCCCCGGGCCCCGGCGGCTCCTCTTGCGGGGCTCCCGGCTCGCCCCCAGGTCGTCCTGCAGCCAGTCGTCCCCCACGTACTCGTCCGCGGGGATCAGGGCCGGCCtggcgggggccggggccggggccggctccgCGCTCAGGCAGGACTGGGCGCTGCCCACGCTGCGCATGGCCGCTTCGTACTCGGCTTGCCCGGCAAGGAGCCCCGGCGGCCGGCTGTCCGCTCCCAGGCGCTGCCTCTTCTTGACAGGCCGCAGCGGGGTCATGCCGTCGTCCTGCTCGGCCCAGCGCTCCGGGCCCTGCCCGTCTGGCCGACTCGGGAGCCGGTCGGGCGCCGGGGGCTTCGTGGCGGGGCCCCCGCTCCGGGGCTGCGCGGGCGGAGCAGCGGGGGGCGGGCTCCGAGGCTCCGAGAGCTCCGCGTCAAACAGCTGGCTCTGCAGAACGGCCTGCGGGCGCTGGGCCGCCTCGGGGGCTGCGGGGGAGACCAGAGACCCCTGAGCTGGGCCCCCCGCTGGACGCGCTCCCCGGGATGGGTGGGCCTGGGGACAAGGGGTAAAACGGAAGGAGCAGGCCCCTCTGGggccgccccacagcccctcccccccgcctgggcCTCACCTCGCCCTGCCACGGCCTCCCGGAGCAGCCGCTCCATGGCTCGGCAGCGCCGGCGCGTCTCCTGGTCCAGGTCTTTCCCGTACATCCTCGCCCACTCCTGGAGGGTGCCCAGCGGGCTCAGGCCCTGGGGAGGGAGACGTAGGGGCTGGGCCTCAGCACCAccgctgcccgcccgccccgggaggCCCCCCGGGCCCTGCCGCCGCCCCTCACCTTGGCGTTGCGGAGCGCCGCCGACgcgccctgctggagcagcagctcGGCCACGTCGAAGTGGCCGCAGTTGAGCGCGTCGTGCAGGGGGGTGATCCCCtcgcagcccggcccccccgggTCATCGATGGCGGCGCCCCGGTCCAGCAGCAGCCGCACGATCTCTGGGGACAGGAGCCAGCCGTGAGCGCCAGGCGGGTGCACcgggccccgcagcccccacccggcccccTTCCCGGCACTCACCCAGGTGCCCGTGGTTACAGGCCTCGTGCAGGGGGGTCCAGCCGCAGTAATCCCGCGGGTTCAGGGGGTGGCCCTGGTGCCAGGAGGGGAGAGACAAGACCAGGcctcaggggcagggcagagccgtgagctcccttcccccccaaacgcGCCCGGCAGCCGAGCTCACCGCTGGGCCGGGgacctgggagctgccccaggggcCGGCGTCCCCGCCCGGCTCACTccggcaccccctgctggccaggcccGCTCGCTACCACcgctggctgctggcagggaagggcCGTTGGAGCtggtgactgggggaggggagggacgacCCCATTAGGCTCGGGGCCGGGGACCCAGGGACCGTCTCCCACCTGCTCCAGGAAGAACTGGACCCGGCGCAGGTTCCCGTCGATGCAGGCGCGGTGCAGCGGGGTCTCGCCTCGGTCGTTCCGCCGGTTCCACtgcgggggcacagaggggggcaCCGGGGATCAGAGGCAGCCTccacctggatccagcccctcccccggttCCAGCCGGCTCCCGATCCCAGGGCAGGAGCCACGGGCCCCGAGGGGCCAGAAAGCTGCACCCAGGCCCAGCCTCACCTTGGTGATCCGCCGGCGGCCAGGCACGCTCTTGCTGTAGCCGTCCaggtcctcttcctcctcatctgCAACACACAGGCCTGGGTCAGGTAccgcgggaggggagggggggtccagcacagcccccccatcctgccAGGAGGGGTCCCACGTGCCAGGCAAGGCCCATGCAGGGCCACAGCGCCAtccaccctgttcctgccccgctctcctgccagGACTCGACTCGGGGGCCCTGGGACcgtccctgccagccccccgggGCCCACCCACTCACCGCTCTCAGACAGCTCCAGGTCGCTCTCCTCCAGGGGCTCGCTGCtctccggctcctgctcctcctcgcTGCTGTCCCCCGCggcgctccagccctgcaagtggcacaggccctgcagcctggccagCGTGGCAGGGGCCTCCGGGCACCCCCACTTCTGCTGCAcggacagcagctgctgcaggatcTGCCGCTGGGGATGAAAGGGGGGAGCTGATCACCCTGCCCGGCCTCCGCTagtgggggggcgaggggaggggaagctcccAGGGCTGCTAGTCCCGGCcttgccagcagggggcactggagtgagcagggcaggggtgctggtcattggcccagcagggggcgctgcagtgggcaggggcaggcccgCAGGGCGTCCCCCAGCCCTGACCTagcccagcagagggcactgcagggcgggggggggctcaagAGGGTTGCATGCACAGTGGGGCCactcaggggaaggggctggcgcgctggggggggagggaagaggtggggcggaCTCTGGCCAGGGCCACACACGGGCACAGCCTGTGAGCCCGTGACCGGCGTCCGCGCTGGGGCCTCACCTGCAGCCTGGGCTCCCCGGCCTGTTCCGCTCCGCGCAGGGCGCTCTGCAAGCAGGGCTCCTGCGCCGCGTAGCCTTCGCCGGcctcctccctggccagggcGATGTTCAGCCAGGTCTTCCCCTCCTGGGCACAGCGACAAGGGGCAGATCAGCCtgccggcccccctcccccggcccatccggccccactggcaggctgcccGCCCTGGGTAACTGGGGCCCTGGTGGGCAGGGCAAGTCCTTCGGCCCCTGGCCCTtgcacctgccccctgccccccaggccctgcccgctCGCCGAGCTGCCCCCGGCAGGGCTCCGTCTCCGTGGGCCGCCCCTCACCTCCAGCGGGTTCCCGCGCCGCAGCGCCAGCTCGGCCTGGTAGTGCTGCACGGCCCGGCCATGCTCCCGCAGGTCCCCGAAGGTGGCGGCCAGGGAGACGTGGATCACGGCCAGCTCCTGCGCCGGCTTCCGCAGGGCCTCGGCGTAGCCCAGCTGCGGAGACACGGGCGTCAGGCTCGCCAGCCCGGCCCCAGCACGCCGGCCCCAGCACCCAGCGCCCCGCACcggccccagcgccccgccccggcGCCCAGCACCCCGCCCCGGCCCCAGCACCCAGCGCCCCGCACcggccccagcgccccgccccggcACCCAGCACCCCGCCCCGGCCCCAGCGCCCAGCACCCCGCCCCGACCCCAGCGCCCCGCAccggccccagcacccagcactCCGCCCcggcgcccagcccagccccagcgcccAGCACCCCGCCCCGGCaccccgcaccagccccagcgCCCCGCACCCAGCACCGGCCCCAGCGCCCCGCACcggccccttccccaggcccggGCAGCCCCAACCCACCTGCCTCTGGTAGAACTCCACGGCCCGGCGATAGTCCCCGTGCCTGGAGAACAGGTCCCCCAGCTGCTCACACAGCCCCAGGGCCACCTGCGGGTCGCCCGGCGCCGcctcctccagcgcctcctgcAGCCGGCTCGCCTTCACGGCTGAGAGAGAGCAGCCGCGTGAGCAGCCTGCGCCCGGGGCCTGGCCCTGAGCCGCAGGGAAGGGGGAACCCgggccccctctcccaccccagcccgcacGCCTGGGGACACCCCCCCCTCTCCCAACCCACAGGCCatggggacacccccccccccagcccacaggcctggggacaccccgccccctcccccactccaacccaCCGGCCATGGggacaccccgccccctcccccactccaacccaCAGGCCATGGGgataccccaccccctcccctctcccagccctcaggcctggggacaccccgccccctcccccactccaacccacaggcctggggacaccccggccctcccctcccagcccacaggcctggggacaccccggcccctcccccactccaacccaCAGGCCATGgggacaccctgccccctctcccaccccagcccacaggccatggggacaccccgccccctctcccaacCCACAGGCCatggggacaccccccccccagcccacaggcctggggacaccccgccccctcccccactccaacccaCCGGCCATGGggacaccccgccccctcccccactccaacccacaggcctgggaacaccccgccccctcccctctcccagcccacaggcctggggacaccccgccccctcccccactccaacccaCAGGCCATGGGgataccccaccccctcccctctcccagccctcaggcctggggacaccccgccccctcccccactccaacccacaggcctggggacaccccggccctcccctcccagcccacaggcctggggacaccccggcccctcccccactccaacccaCAGGCCATGgggacaccctgccccctctcccaccccagcccacaggccatggggacaccccgcccccctctcccaccccagcccacaggccatggggacaccccgccccagcccacaggccatggggacacccccccccagcccacaggcctggggacaccccgccccctcccctctcccagccctcaggCCATGGGGACACGGGCCGTCCTCTGGGCACCGTCGGGGACTCCCCAGGAGCCCCACTAGGAGTGGTCTGGGCCAGCTGGAACCCCGCCCGCAGCAGTGGCACCTTTCCTGGGCGCCTGGACATGTGGCTGGTGCAGGAGCCACAAGCCAGGCGGGGAAGGGCTGGGCCAACCGCCGAGCCAGGGCCTCATCAGTCCCACAGAGCTCAGTGCCAAGCCCCGGCCCCCCGCAGGCAGCCGCAGaggggcctggagccccctcgCCCGCCCCAGCAGTccagccccggcccctcaccGTAGCGCAGGTTCCTGCGGACGCTCTCGcgctgctggggctgctgggagcccagCACGTAGGCCTTCTTCAGCGCGCGCCGGGCGGCCACGAAGTCCCCCAGGGCGAGGAGCACCTGGAAGGCACCGGGGCaccaggctcagagaggggcaggggcaggcgagGGGGGACAGGCTGCCCTTTGCCCCCGGAAGCCGAGGAGGGGCCCgcgggggacgggggcgggggcaggcgaggggggaCAGGCTGCCCTTTGCCCCCGGAAGCCGAGGAGGGGCCCGCgagggacgggggcgggggcaggcgaggggggaCAGGCTGCCCTTTGCCCCCGGAAGCCGAGGAGGGGCCCGCgagggacgggggcgggggcaggcgaggggggaCAGGCTGCCCTTTGCCCCCGAAAGCCGAGGAGGGGCCCGCGGGGGACGGGGGGAcgggggcaggcgaggggggaCAGGCTGCCCTTTGCCCCCGGAAGCCGAGGAGGGGCCCGCGGGGGGAcgggggcaggcgaggggggaCAGGCTGCCCTTTGCCCCTGGAAGCCGAGGAGGGGCCCGCGGGGGGAcgggggcaggcgaggggggaCAGGCTGCCCTTTGCCCCTGGAAGCCGAGGAAGGGCCCGCgagggacgggggcgggggcaggcgaggggggaCAGGCTGCCCTTTGCCCCCGGAAGCCGAGGAGGGGCCCGCGGGGGAtggggggacgggggcgggggcaggcgaggggggaCAGGCTGCCCTTTGCCCCCGGAAGCCGAGGAGGGCCCGCGGGGGAtggggggacgggggcgggggcaggcgaggggggaCAGGCTGCCCTTTGCCCCCGGAAGCCAAGGAGGGCCCGCGGGGGATGGGGGGAcgggggcaggcgaggggggaCAGGCTGCCCTTTGCCCCCGGAAGGGAGGAGGGGCCCGCGAGGGACGGGGGGAcgggggcaggcgaggggggaCAGGCTGCCCTTTGCCCCCGGAAGCCGAGGAGGGGCCCgcgggggacgggggcgggggcaggcgaggggggaCAGGCTGCCCTTTGCCCCCGCGGGGGATGGGGGGAcgggggcaggcgaggggggaCAGGCTGCCCTTTGCCCCCGGAAGCCGAGGAGGGGCCCgcgggggacgggggcgggggcaggcgaggggggaCAGGCTGCCCTTTGCCCccgcgggggatgggggggcgggggcaggcgctCACCTGGGCGATGCTGGCCCGGCACTCGCTCTCCATGAACTTCTCCCTCATGGTGTGGGCGCAGTCGCGCGCCCGCTCCAGGCAGCGCATGGCCTTGGAGTGCTGCCCCTCCCGCAGGTGGATGTGCCCCAGGTTGAAGTAGGCCCGGTACAGGTCCTCCGAGAGGCGGCTCTGCCTAGGGCGAGGGCGGGTCAGCGCCGGGGCCGGCCCCGGAAATCCGAGCCCCATCCCCACAGGCCCCCGGCGCAAGGCCCCTTGGCGCAGCACCAGGGCCCCGCGGCTAATCCCCGAGCCGCGAGGGCTGCGCcgttcccagcatgccctgggccagggcccctcccccgaGCCTTACTCCGAGATGAAGATGCTCTTCCTGATGTACTGGCTGCACTTGGCCTGCTCCTTCATGCTGTCGTACACCAAGCCCAGGTTGAGGTACAGCCGGGCCCGCATCTCGCTCAGCTCCCGCGGCGGCACCGCCCCTGGGACAGCCAGAGCCAGCCCGTTACCCACCCGCCCGGCGGGAgctccagggccgggggggcgggcacGGCCCCAGAGTGCCCGGGAAGCTCCGGCTGGGTCCAGGGAATCCTCTCCCCAGGGGACAGCCAAGTCCAGGGGCTGGCCCCGGCGTGGCAGAGGTCAGGGCTGGAGGCCCCAAGCGCCCCCATCAAACATGCACCAAGGAACAGGTGCCGGGCGGCCTGGCCTGCGGATCCGAGCTGGGCCCTGCAAAGCGGCCCTGGAGACTGGACGCCCAGGCGCCAGCCAGAGGCGCTGTCCTTTCGTGGCcaagccggggggcagggagcagggtctCGGGgatcccagccaggccctggggtgAAGCCCGGGCACCGGGGtcgcccagccaggctgccacggtGGGACCCGACAGGCAAACACCCCCAGGGCCACCCCATGTCCCGAGCTGGCAGCCCGCTCCCCGGCTCCCCGCCCGGCCCTCAccttccagcttctcctccaggaTGGCCAGGCTCTTCATGAAGGCCTGCTCCGCCTCCCGCAGCGCCTCGCCCGCCCGGCCGCTCTCCGCCACGAACATGTAGGTGCGGCCGATGGTGGCCCAGGCCCTCTGCTGCTCGGTGTGGTCGGACACGGCGCAGGCCAGCTCCAGGTGCTGGCGCTGGTGCTGAAGGACAGGGCTGTgagcaggggagagccagggacagagacacgccccccccagctctggggttACCCCCACGTGCCCCGGCATTCCCCTTTAAACCTCTGCAGCtatccccctcatccctcctccgGGGGGACAGCACGCCGGGTAATCAGCTTCCACCCCAGTccctggggagtcccagcccttctccccctcccgcccgctACCTTCAACGCAGCTTCGTAGTTCTCCAGCTCTGCCAGGCGCTCCCCGATCTTCCGGTGGGCCACGGCCCGGCCAATAACATCCTCCACGCTCTCCAGGAGACGCAGCTCCTGCCggtgctcctccagcgcctcctggTAGCGCCCTGCCGGGCCCAGAGCGAGGCGCCGGGGTGAGGGGCACGCCAGCCTGCGGCCCAGCGGGAGCCAGGGGCGGATGGACGCCAGCACCCGTCCTGCCACCCCTGGGGAGAGGCGGCAGCCCCTGCATCCGCCGCTGTAACCCTGCCCCAGGCGTGAGCCCTCTCTCTCTGGGCACCGGGGACGCGagggcccctctcccatgggagAACCCCTCTCCCATGCCCTCTGCTCTTCCAGCCCCCGAAGCGCAGCAGCGCCAACCCGCGCGCGGCAGGGAAGCGCTGGCCACGGCGCCCCGCGCAGAGCCAGCTGCATTCGAGCAGGCGGGCCCGGCCCCaggggggaggtgggagtgggCTGTGCCGAGGGAGCAGACTGCGTGAGGCTCCTCGCGGGGCTGCTCTGGGATCAGCCATGGGCCCCGCTCGGGCAGCGCTGCTAGTGACCGGGAGGGGCCGATGGAATTTAGGGATGTTCtcgggtaaccggttaactggcagGCATCACCTAGCGGGTGACGCTAACCGGGTAACAGTTCACCGGTGCCCgggagcagccccacacagggctGCCAACCCCAGTCCctgggggctgggaaccagcagCCCCGCGCAGGTCGGAGGGAGGCAGTccagcccggcggggggggcggcGCCGCTCCCGTTGAATCAGTTACCGGTTCACGTTTAACGGGCTGACTAATCACACGGGATCTGACACCCGTATCGGGCTTTGCTGAGGGGACGCGGTCGGGAAGACGCTCAATCCGGGGGAGGATCGGAACATcccccaggcagagccagggggtcTCGAGCCCGGCGACAGACACGGGCTGAGATTCAACATGCCGAAGCAGACAAGGCAATGGGACTTACGGTCTAATTAGAAGAATTTCGGCTCCCGGGGGGGCTGGCCACTAGGTGACGAGGAGCCACCAATGCGACGCAGCCAGGAGGCCGGCAGAGGCTCTCGGGCGAGGGCTCTCCAGTCCCTGGTCGGTACACAGCTCCAGAAGAGCAGCCCCGGCAAACCCAGCGCCACTGCCCGACCACAGATGTGACGTCACCCAGCAGCCGGGCAGAGAAGAGCCGCTGGGCTCGGCTGAGGCGACCAGAGGGCCTGGCTCGGGGAGCTCCCCCAGAGAAGGCTGCAAGGGCAGCTCCTGGCTCTCTGGTGATACGccgggaggggagccccagggaggggctgagctgggggtcGAAGGAACACAACCAAGGGCCCTGAACCAGGTCAGCCGACAATGAGGAGGagttcgggggaggggaggtttgggAGCTGCCTCCCACCGGAGACAAACTACGTTGCTAGGTTTGGGGGGGACTCGCCTTCGTGCGCAGGGTGCGGGTCACTCGCCAGGGTTCTCCATCCTCAGCAGGAGAAAGGTCGGCTCTGTGGCCGGCAGCCtcccccagctggtcccagcctGCGGCCTTCTCTCTCCAGTCCCCAGGGCCAGGCACCCCTCCTCCCGCGCGGTTAAACAGCCAAGAGCATGGCACCATGCCCGGCTCTGGAACCCAccgggggctgctcctgggcccCGGGCTCCCCACAGGAGGACAGAGGGGAGCCCCATGCAGACGCCTCTCCGGAAACAGCACGCCCGGCCCCCTGCTACGCTGGGCATCGGAGCCGACGGGCCAGCGACCGGCTTCTACGGATCCCAGCCCACAGATCCCACTCGGCCCCTGGGCGTGGCAGGGCctcatgcttccagctccccgCAGAGGGAGAACTCAAGGGACAAGGCAGGGCCCCCAAacctctccagcccccccccgcgccagccttGCCATCAGACAGCCAGGAGCGAACCGGCCACCCTCAGCACCGGGCCAGGCCCCGCTCACCATGTCGAGCCAAGATCTCCCCAAGCTGGTTGCAAAGGACAGCTTCCTCCTTGAGGCTCCCGCTCCTCTGGGCCTTGTCCTTCgccttctggagctctgggggCGGCAGGAGAGGGACCCTCAGCCCTGGCAGGCCCACGGTCCTCGGCCCTCTGCCTAGGGAgcgcccggcacagggccccaaGGCTAGTGATGGGGCCTTACTCCTGGGCCCTGCCCTCTTGCAtctggctccagctcccccagcccatcAGTCCCAGCTACACCCCCGCCAGCCGCAAAACCCCCAAACCCGCGAGACcagccacctcccagccccaccactgcccagcccccccgcccccagtacccgcccagccccccagtaccgcccagccccccaacactgccctgccccccaacactgccctgccccccagtaccgcccagccccccaacactgcccaaCCCCCAGtaccgcccagccccccaacactgccctgccccccagtacccgccctgccccccagtaccgcccagccccccaacactgccctgcccccaacactgcccagccccccagtaccgcccagccccccaacactgccctgccccccagtaccacccagccccccaccactGCCCAACCCCCCagtaccgccccgccccccaacactgccctgccccccagtaccgccccgccccccaacactgccctgccccccagtaccGCCCAGACCCccaacactgccctgccccccagtaccgccccgccccccaacactgccctgcccctccagtaCCGCCCAGACCCCCAACACTGCCCTACCCCCCCCCagtacccgccctgccccccaacactgccctacccccccagtaccgccccgccccccaacactgcccctaccccccccagtacccgccctgccccccaacactaCCCTACCCCCCCAGTACCGCCCAGACCCCCaacaccgccccgcccccccagtacCGCCCAGACCCccaacactgccctgccccccagtaccCGCCCAGACCCCAacaccgccctgcccctccagtaccgccccgccccccaacactgccctgcccctccagtaCCCGCCCAGGACCCccaacactgccctgcccccccagtaccGCCCAGACCCCCAacaccgccctgcccctccagtacccgccccgccccccaacactgccctgcccctccagtaCCGCCCAGACCCCCAacaccgccctgcccctccagtaccgcccccgccccccaacactgccctgccccccagtaccgccctgccccccaacactgccctgccccccagttaccgccctgccccccaacactgccctgcccctccagtaccgcccagccccccaacactgccctgccccccagtaccgccctgcccccccaacactgccctgcccctccagtaccgcccagccccccaacactgcccagcccctccagtacccgcccagcccccccaacactgccctgcccctccagtaccgcccagccccccaacactgccctgcccctccagtaccgcccagcccccccaacactgcccagcccctccagtaccgcccagccccccaacactgccctgcccctccagtaccgccctgccccccaacactgccctgcccctccagtaccgcccagccccccaacaccgccctgccccccaacactgccctgcccctccagtaccgcccagccccccaacactgccctgcccctccagtaccgcccagccccccaacactgccctgccccccagtaccgccctgccccccaacactgcccagcccccagtaCCGCCCCGCCCCCGATcgccccccccgcggcccccccgcTCACGGCGGATCTCCCGGCTCCGCTCCCCGCTCATCCCGCCGCGCCGGGTTCGCGCcgcgcccgcccctccccagaggcgAACGCCATTGGCCAGCAGTCACCGCGAGAACAGACCCCATAGCCAATCACAAGCCGAGGCCTGCCGGCCCGCCCACCCGCTcagcccgcccccctctcctGATAGGCTGCAGCGGAATCCATCCACGGGGAAACCTGCCCAGCGAGCTGCGCTTGCGCGGGACCCGgcactacagctcccagcatgccccgcgaACGCGCCCTGCGCGGGCCCACAGGGCCGACTTCCCGCCTGGCTGAGGCTCGCACGCGCCGTAGGCACAGGGGCCGCGCTGCATGCCGGGATGCGTAGTCCGGCCAGGCCCTGGCCCGCGAGCGTGTCGGCCGGCGTGTCCGGGCAGGGGCGGGAGCAGCGCCCTGGTAGGTAGGGGCGGGGCTGCTCGGCCGGGCCCCattcacctgggggggggggatgcacccGCACCCCGACCcgggctgcaccccccccgccccggggcaccccgctccccccggccgggctgcaccccactgcaccggggcaccccgctccccccccggccgggctgcacccccccgccccggggcaccccgctccccccccggccgggctgcaCCCCACTGCACCGAGacaccccgctccccccggccgggctgcacccccccgccccggggcaccccgctcccccccccagccgggctgcacccccccgccccggggcaccccgctcccccccccggccgggctgcacccccccgccccggggcaccccgctccccccccccggccgggctgcaCCCCTCTGCACCggggcaccccgctccccccccggccgggctgcaCCCCAATGCACCggggcaccccgctcccccccggccgggctgcaCCCCTCTGCACCggggcaccccgctccccccccccggccgggctgcacccccccgccccggggcaccccgctccccccccggccgggctgcaccccactgcaccggggcaccccgctcccccccggccgggctgcacccccccgccccggggcaccccgctccccccccggccgggctgcaccccactgccccggggcaccccgctcccccccgccgggctgcaccccactgcaccggggcaccccgctcccccccggccgggctgcaccccactgcaccggggcaccccgctccccccccggccgggctgcaccccactgcaccggggcaccccgctcccccccccggccaggctgcaccccactgcaccggggcaccccgctccccccggccgggctgcaccccccccgccccggggcaccccgctcccccccccggccgggctgcaCCCCACTGCACCGGGgcacccccgctccccccggccgggctgcaccccccccgccccggggcaccccgctccccccccccagccgggctgcacccccccccgccccggggcaccccgctccccccccccggccgggctgcacccccccgccccggggcaccccgctccccccccggccgggctgcaCCCCTCTGCACCggggcaccccgctccccccccccggccgggctgcaccccccccgcccccggggcaccccgctccccccccccggccgggctgcacccccccgccccccgctccccccccccggccgggctgcacccccccgccccggggcaccccgctcccccccccccggccgggctgcacccccccgccccggggcaccccgctcccccccccggccgggctgcaccccactgcaccggggcaccccgctccccccccggccgggctgcacccccccgccccggggcaccccg
The DNA window shown above is from Pelodiscus sinensis isolate JC-2024 chromosome 2, ASM4963464v1, whole genome shotgun sequence and carries:
- the LOC102461582 gene encoding tonsoku-like protein, with amino-acid sequence MSGERSREIRQLQKAKDKAQRSGSLKEEAVLCNQLGEILARHGRYQEALEEHRQELRLLESVEDVIGRAVAHRKIGERLAELENYEAALKHQRQHLELACAVSDHTEQQRAWATIGRTYMFVAESGRAGEALREAEQAFMKSLAILEEKLEGAVPPRELSEMRARLYLNLGLVYDSMKEQAKCSQYIRKSIFISEQSRLSEDLYRAYFNLGHIHLREGQHSKAMRCLERARDCAHTMREKFMESECRASIAQVLLALGDFVAARRALKKAYVLGSQQPQQRESVRRNLRYAVKASRLQEALEEAAPGDPQVALGLCEQLGDLFSRHGDYRRAVEFYQRQLGYAEALRKPAQELAVIHVSLAATFGDLREHGRAVQHYQAELALRRGNPLEEGKTWLNIALAREEAGEGYAAQEPCLQSALRGAEQAGEPRLQRQILQQLLSVQQKWGCPEAPATLARLQGLCHLQGWSAAGDSSEEEQEPESSEPLEESDLELSESDEEEEDLDGYSKSVPGRRRITKWNRRNDRGETPLHRACIDGNLRRVQFFLEQGHPLNPRDYCGWTPLHEACNHGHLEIVRLLLDRGAAIDDPGGPGCEGITPLHDALNCGHFDVAELLLQQGASAALRNAKGLSPLGTLQEWARMYGKDLDQETRRRCRAMERLLREAVAGRAPEAAQRPQAVLQSQLFDAELSEPRSPPPAAPPAQPRSGGPATKPPAPDRLPSRPDGQGPERWAEQDDGMTPLRPVKKRQRLGADSRPPGLLAGQAEYEAAMRSVGSAQSCLSAEPAPAPAPARPALIPADEYVGDDWLQDDLGASREPRKRSRRGPGESGSDSGDATGSESDDGAPRPTPPQRRRARQSRLTQIVDRAVLGRSRGGRAGGAPETTAPPARLRPMDGSRADGLGGCEEASQPPALSAAPARPPPIRVRVRVQDNVFLIPVPHSGSERRPVAWLAEQAAQRHYQACGLLPQLTLQKEGALLAPQDLIVDVLQSNEEVLAEVQSWDLPPLADRYKKACGSLAVGEHRLLLKMTELQESGPSFGACGLALRQPHLTPLLRALKLQSSLRQLRLAGNGLGDGLAAELLAVLGTVPGLALLDLSANQLGAEGLRTLAAGLPSQAAFQSLEELDLSLNPLGDGSCQALAGLVQACPGLTTLRLQACGFTGAFLQRHHRLLAHSLNAVHLKTLVLSHNALGSAGLELLLRSLPCATLSRLELGSVAARAEELVVDPVVRYLVQEGCALTHLTLSGNRLCDEAVGELARCLPLCPPLVSLDLSANPGLTLAGLRLLLSALGERNQGLRYLSLAGCSVRGPLDGTTWARLSADVCDLRLCSRHLDRSDQQGAGKAWRGPPGTSLSAVTRHHQLFCKSV